tGGATtggtcctacatcgggctccctgctcagtggggagtctgcttctccctctgcctctccccctggctcgtgctctctccccccGGCTctgtgtcatataaataaataaaattaaaattaaaaaaaaatgaaagggagatGAGGGGTAGAAAACTGTTCAAGAAATATGAGCAAGAAAGAATAAGCTCCTCTCCTTGATGGATAATAAAATgcttcagaaatggaaaaaaggtaTGACTTTCTCAGCATGTGGTTCAATGCTCTTTAATGCACTGCCTAAAATTGCCACTCATATCATGTGGTCTGGAATAACGTGATGCCTTGTCTCCAGGACCCATGTTTGGGAAAAGCAACATCTGCCTGTGCCCTGAACCCCAGCTGCTGTTTTATTAGGAAAACCTATCCTTCCAATATGCTTTTTAAGTGTTCTTGGGGAAGTGGTGGGGGCCTCCTTTGCTAGGGGAAAAGTCTGTGCTTTTCTGGTCCTATGACTCTTCCTGGTTCATGTGGGGACACAGTAGCTttgctggggccctggctgagtATGGGTGATGAACTCCTCAGCTGGAGGCCAGACGCTCTCCAGGCTCCTTGTTTGGGGGTGTCCTGTACCAGGCAGGCTTGCAGAGTCTCCCTTGAGCCCACTGCGGCTGGAACTGGTGGAAAGTGCCGTCTATGGAGGTTGGGGAGGTAGGGGGTTTCCTCACCTCTGCCCTCTTAACTCTCAAGCTGTGCCAAGAGAGCTTATCTCCCCAACCCTGTCCCTTCTCCTGTCATCACTGCCTCTTCCATCCAAGGAACAACACAAAGAATAACCACTGGGATTGGGAACCAAACAAGAGCCAGGATGTGAATCCAGACCCGTCCAACTCCGGAGTCAGAGCTCTTCAACCACATCATTCTCCTGGTTGGCTAGAGATGGTCTATTTAAGCTCGTGGCCTCAGTTCctgcatctggaaaatgggggtggtggtggaggctTTGGtaccctcccctcccatccctaCCCCTTCTGTTCTCCTGGTGCTGTGAGGATTTCATGTAGCAGTAAATGGAAAGCACTCCAAACAGTGACTGGCTCCTAGCACACAATATAAGCATTAGTCGACATTACTGATATTACTCTGAGCTATCCTGGAGAAAAGGCTTCAGGGTGGAGGTGGCTTTTGAGTCAGTTTTCAAAGAAGGATGAGAATTCTACAAagaaggtggggctgggggtggggggtggtattCCAGGAAGAGGGCACAGTGAGAGCAAAAGTCTAGTGACCTTGGCAGGAAGTAAAGCTCACTGGGGAGCTTTTAGTAGCCCCACCTGGCTGCAGCATTTGGGCAGGAAGCTAGGACGGTgaactgggggtgggtggggagggcattTGTGTGGGAATGTGCAAGGCTTCAAGCCAACTGCCCGGGATTGTGCTGACAAGGCCTGGGACGGTGCACTCTGGTCTGGCTTCCAGTCTCGCTTTTTCACCTCATCCGATCTCCTGGCCCCTGGACCCCACtctccagccaccagccaccatgGCCACCTGGCTGTTCAGATCCACCAGAGTCTCTCTCACTTGCTGTTGTGTCCCCCTGAAATGCTGttcccaccacctcctccccttcccccaaacagTACAaacgccccctcccccaggaagccttccctgggtCCCCAGCTAAGGAGCGCCATCATCACATAATTCAAGTTATTCCCCTCACTGCCCGCCTCCCATTCTGAAATTATCTCGTGCAGGTTGTTTACTGGCTTCTTGTCGGCCTGACCCCATTAGACTGTCAGCTCTGTGAGGGCTAGGACTTTGTCTTATTCCATGctgcatccccagcacctagagcactgcctggcacttagcaggTGTGACTCAAAAGCCACCtccaccgctgtgccacccaggcaccccctgactTATGTTTTAAAAGCCTCCTCTGactgggggcccctggctggcttagttggtgaagcatgtgactcttgatctcagggtgatgagtttGAGTctcatgttgggcatagagcttacctaaaaaaaaaaaaaagaaaaagaaaaagaaaaaaaaaaaagcctcctctGACTGCGTTGGAAAGAACAGACTGTGTGGGgtgagggcagagcagggagatCTGAGGACAGACAACAGCTCAGGTCCAGGGAGTGATGATGGGGCCATGATTGAGATGGTGGCACTGGCGGGGGTGAGAACAACTGAGGGAAAGGAGGGCAGGAAGAAGCAGGGGACTAAAATATGAGgagagaggggggcgcctgggtggctcagtcgttaagcgtctgccttcagctcagggcgtgatcccggcgttctgagatcgagccccacatcaggctcctctgctgggagcctgcttctccctctcccactccccctgcttgtgttccctctctcgctagctgtctctatctctgtcaaataaataaataaaatcttaaaaaaaaaaaatatgaggagAGAGGAATCCATGACCTTTGGCTGTGAGTTaggcaggggaggggaatggaggtggggggtggcatGGGGGACACAGAGTCACAGGAGTGGATATGGGTAAAGAGGCCAAATTAGTGTCTGGGATGCCTGTTGGACAATGCAGGGATGAGATCTACGAGgcaattataataattataattatagcaAAATAACTACCACAGAGCTCTCTGGTTACATTATTCATCACtgatcaaatatttactgaccatTAGGGACACAGCCCCAGCAGTGACAGGGTCCTTGCCTTCATGGGGCTGATGTTCTGTTGGCAGGGGACTACAGAGATTAATGGATCAAGAaagaaatacacttaaaaaaaaaaaaaaaaaaaaagctctatgcCCAAATGGGGCccgaactcaggaccccgagatcaagggtcccAGAAATACATAGTCTAATGTCGGGTATGATAAATCCTCTGGGGCAGAAAAGTGGAATAAAACAGGGCCAGGGTAAGAAGGGGAGATCAATTCATGTTGGAGACAGTCTGATGTCTGGGaaggattttataaatatttgttaaagactCAATGACAGAAAGTGGATGGTTGATTTGGTATGTCTTTAGGGTGATATCTAGTTATCCTCAAAAGATTCCACGAAGTGAGTTTCTCCCGTCATGTAGCGGAGGAAACCGAGGTAGAGGGGTTCCTTAATGATTCACAAACATAATGATGGAAACCCAACCAAGAGCGGAGAGGGAACCCCTcggtggaaaaaacaaaacaaaacaaaacccgcTCAGAGGCCCAGAAACGGTCATttactggggagggaggagggaggagagagaagggaaacgGGGTGCGGGGGTGCGGGGGGAGCAGAGCAGCGCGCATTGACCTATGACGTCATCGGGACGTTAACTAGCGTAACATCACCTGGACGTAGCCCCATTTCCCTTCCCGGACAGGTCCTCTGGTACTCCAGGACAGTCTGAACCAAGCCTCTCATTGGTTCCTCGCTCCATCAATCTGTTTCATTCTCACAGTCTTCCGCCCCGCCTTCCAGAGCCCACCTCTGATAGGCTGATGTCGCCGTCACTTCAGAAAGGTCCGCATTCCTTCCGCCTTTCTCCAGGAGACCGAAGGCGAGGAGGGTGGATCCCAGGCGGTGCCCACCCTTGAGGCTCTGCTTCCGCCTGTGACTGGCTGCCCTGGGTGCCGGTCGCTACGCCACCCGCTTCTGATTGGTCATCGAGCCGCCGCTCTGCGCGGCGCCGGCTCCGCCCCCGTCGGGTGTTTGTGGTGGGGCTGCGGAGTCGCCGATCCCGCCGGAAGCGCCAGGACAATGGGGACCCGGGACGACGAGTACGACTACCTATTCAAAGGTGCGGTCTGTGGGACAGAGACGGGCGAGGGGACGGCggggaggcagcaggcaggcGGGTTGAGGCTGCGCTCGGGTCCGCTAGGCCCAGGCCGGAGCCCGGGACTTGGGGGCCGGCGGGTTAGGCAGCGGGGAAGGCCGGGGCAGTTTGGGCTCGGTCAGCTACGAGCTGGAGTGCGCGGCCGTGCGGAGCGGGCGGCCCAGAGAGGCCTGGGGGCCCTGGATGCGCCGAGGCGGGGCCGGGGCCCGGAGGGGGTGGGGCCCCAAGCGGTGGGAGAGGCCGTTAGGGGCGGGGCctctgggggcggggcctcctGAGCTTTTGGCGGGCTGGGCTGGGTGGAAAGCTCCATTcatggtgggggcggggccgccAGAGGCGGGGCTAGGGCATGGTGGGCGTGTCCAAGAAGTGGGCGGGGACTGGGCAAGTGGGGGTGGTGCTCTCACGGAGTGGGAGGAGCCGGTCCTGATTGGCGGCAGCTTGTCTGGGGCCGGTGCCCGGGAAGGGACTGGACGAGAGGGATTGAGGTGTGTGGTGGGGGTCCCTGGATTGGGGTGCTGACCCAGAATTTCgtggaaggggcacctggtgggggGACTGTGTGTGCTGGACCCAGGCTTGGTGATTAACGGTAACAATTATCTTTGAACTCTTAGAACTCTTAATAGAATTACCCAAGTACCTGCTCTTCTCTGAGCACTTCACGCCCGCGAATTCATTGAAATGCTCACCGCAACCCTGTGAGGTCGTGGGTAGTATCCAACCTCTCTCTGTGGACctggaaactgagacccagagaaacagggcatatttgaaaaatgttggagcaggatttgaacccaggtcagcTGTGGGCTTTACCACCTAAGGAGTGTATGTGGGACTAAGCCTGTCAGACCACCTCCCCCAACACATGCGCACTGATGGGCTGGCCTTTGGCCAACCTGCTGGAGGATGTCTCTGTTCAAGGGACAGAGGGCTCTAGAAGCCTCAAGTATGGCCTTGGCAGGTCAGGCAGTCACTGCTGGCCTGGCTTCCTCACCCTGCAGCTCAAGCTGGGGAGACTCCCTCCACTTCATTGGGGTTGTGGATTGACTTAAGAGTCACTGACTTTCGGGGATGcaggctggctcagctggtagagcatgtaactcttgatttctgggttgtaaatttgagccccactttgggtgtagagattacttaaaaataaaatcttagaaaaaaaaagagtcactggGTTCACAGTGCCTTCTGTGCCAACCTGGGCTTTGGCCAGGTCCTGGGCTGTCTGTTCTGGGCTCCCTGGCTGACAGTGGTTGCCCTTGATAGCTAACCCTGGGGCTGCATGAGGCACCTTTGTCCTGCTGCCTGCCATGCGAGGGTCTGCCTCCCACACCAGCGGCTTGCATCGTCCCCTTGTTGGGGAAGCCTGGCTGTTGCTGGGAGTGTGGTCTGTGCCCATCATTGACCATTATGTCTGTGGTATCATCCCACATGTTGGGGCCGGAAGCCGGGGGACCTTGGGGATGTGGAGAGCGGGGTGGAGTGCTCCCTACCTGGGATGTCCATGTGGTGAAAGGCTTCTGGGCAGGGGGAGTGCCCATACAGAGACCAGAGTTGTCACATGTACCGTGGCCCCGGAGAGCTGTGTGCAGGCTCATAAGTCACTGGCAGGGAACGCTGTGTGGTCAGCAGTTACCAAGCCAAGGCCCCGGTGCTGACTGCGCCCTGGGGTCTTACGTTAGAGGTAGGGGAAGCTCTTCTGTCAGGGCTTCAGGGACTGGCCACAGGTGGATGGGACTCCatcctgctgctgctggggcccTGAGGCCACTGCTCCCCAGGTCCTGGTTGGGCACCCGAATGTGGACTGCCAGGGCAGGGGGCCTTAACCCCAGTCGTCATCTCCAGGTTTCTGGGGCCATTGCCCGCTTGTTATTTTCAGCCGCTTGCTGTTATAAATAACCCAGCTCAAGGGTTTGCACTAGTCATCTTTTGCCCTTTGGGTTATTTCCTTGAAGTATGTTCCCAGAAGTCCAGTTACTGGGTCAGGGGCAATGGAGCGGCTGTGTGCTTCCCGGGACTCATCTCCAGAGTCTGCTTCCTGGAAGCCCAGATCTGGCTTCGGCGGCAACTGGCACAGGGCGGGGGTGCCAGTGGGGGCCGCCTGCCCCGCTGCCCTCCCCGGATAGCCTCCTTTTCTGAGTCAGCAGGTGCCCTGCTCACGCAGGGTTAGAAGTGAAAGTCAAACCCACAAGGTCAGTATTTCCCAAACTGCAGGCATCTGAGACCTCACGTTCACACGTATGTCTTGTTGGAGGTCTCCCTGTTATCTCTGCATATTTCTCTTGAAAGTTGTTTATTTGTACCTAATTATAGGTCTCATGTTCAGCCTGCTAATGTTTTAGCCTGTCAGCCATGGGCCATTTTCCCAGCCTGCAGATCCGCCCCTGGGAGCACCCCTGAGCTCTCTTGGCTTGACCAGGCTGCGGGATCAGGATCCACAGTGGGAGCAGCTAGGTCCCCAAGGGCCACCAAGAGCGGTCCTAGAGCCCCCCGGCCACTCACCTGGCCTCTGAGGATGTGGGTCGAAGTGGGAAGCTGCTGTGGTAGCCCAGGACCTTGTCCCCTGGGCTTTGTCCACCCCTGTGCCATCTGTAAGTCCTTTTGGGAAAGGGGGCGAGGAGAGAGTAGCAGCCAGCACCCAGGGAACAGGCCAGGCCAGCCCCAGTGCTCACCTTCCTCTGCTGAGTGCTCCTGAGGCAGCCTCCTTGCTCTCCAGCTTGGGCAGGGCCCCCGCCAGAGCCACCGGGAAGGACCTGAGCGCACCATCTTCCCCCATTGTCCCCTGGTAGCTTTGCCTGTGCCCTGCCTTTGGGCCTCTATCTCTCTTCTGCTCTGATTCCCTGGATATAACTGAGGCGGGATGGCCCCCAGGTGCCAGTGTCTGGGGCCTGGGATGGTCAGGGccggcttcctggaggagaagcAGGGGCCTGCTCTGCCTGGAGTAGGggagccagcccccccccccaaatggccACAGTCCACCTGAGCGTCAGCGTATGGGCCCCAGGGGTGCCACACTGTCTTGGGGCAGGTCAGAGGACCCAGGGCTTCAAAGAGGTGCCAGCTCTTTGTTTTTGCCAACTGGGCTTGCCTGCTCTGCCAGCCAAGTGGCATGCCCGGGGGGGCCGTTTCCCAGCCAGTGATGCCACCGACTTCTGTGGAAATTCTAGGGGCTGTGTCCTCAAGGGCCCTTTATTTCCCCAAGACAACAGATCACTTGTGCCTTGGACAATGCTGTTCTCATCCCTAGCCTGCACATGGGGCCAGCCTGGCCGCTGCCCCACTGGCCACCTCCCTGCATCAGGCACCATTCGCCAGGGGCTGTCCCAGCAGCCTGGCCTTCCCGCCGTTCATCTGGGCAGTGGCCGGGGGGCTCTCATCTTGCTCTAGCCTCCACTTTCTCACTGGGTGACCCTGGCCCAGGAACTTGGTCACTCTGGGTTGAATATCCCCAACTGTGAAAGGGGAAGGATAACATGAACATTTGCCCCTGGGATGGCCCTGAGACTGCGATCACAAAGCCTTTAGGGCTGGGCCTGGCTGGAGGTGCTGAGGAGATGATTGGCTAGGCCAGGCCAGAGTTGATGGGGCCAAAGCTGGGAAGGGAGGTACGGGATAGGGCTGGTGATACAGGGCAGGGCCCAGAAGGGACCCTCCTGCTCATTTCCTGTTCGGTTCCTGAGGGCGCAAGAATTGTAAGCCAGCCTCTCCAGCCTTGGCCAGGTCCCTCTGGCCACGTGGGAAGGAGGTGAGGGGTTGGGGGTGTGAGTGGTGGACCCCACAGCATGATTGAGAGCCGCAGGCCCATGTCCGTCTCGACCTCTTCCCACCTTTCTCCAATGTCAGCTCGCAGTCTTCCGTTGGGCACCTACAGTGTCACAAGAGAACACCGGCCTTGTTTTCCCAGGTCATGGAGGCCAGGCCACTCGTGGtttgaggggagaggagaggcctgACTTGaggggttttgaaggatgagctGGAGTTTGCCAGCTACTCTGACGGTCGGGATGCCCCAgatggtgggaggggaggaggctggaccCAGATCCCTGAGCTCAGCCCTGGATGCAGaagacatgggttcaaatcctggtggACCACTTTCCAGCCAGGcggccctgggcaagtcactgtcCGGTGAGCCGGGTTGGGAGGTAGGAGCGGGCCTGCAAACAGGCACGGGCTCATAGTGCCTTGGGCTCAGCGTTCTGCTTCCTAACCTGTAAAGGTTACGCGAGACTTCCATGAGGTGGTGCACATCGAGGGCTTTCGTAGGACAGCCTCATTAAACATTCTTCTTGTTCTTAGTATTCTGGGGGCTGCCTTGCCTGCCTCCTCTGCCCCTGTGGCCTGAGGTTGGTAACCTGGGCGTCTTCCAGGTGTGGAGGTGGCTGTGGGCCAGTCACTTTGGCCATTCGTTCATCCAGCAGACATTGATCGGGTGCTTCCTGGGTGCTGGGCACTGCACCAGgtcctggggacacagcaggaaCTCAGACTGCCCGAGAAGCCCCCCTTATGACCAAATGGCAACAAACAAATAAGTGAGGGCTGGCAAGAGCGTGAGTGAGTGGGGGAGCTGCGCAAGAAAGGCCGGCGGGGAGGGGAGTGGGCTTTTAAGAGGGTCGAGGGCCTGCTTCCTCAATCGAGTGTCACCTGAGGGACCACGCTGAGGAGGTGAGGGCAGGCACCAGGCGGATACCTGGGGAGGAATGGTCCAGGCGAAGCGCACTACGCCCCTGTCTATCTCCGAGTCCCAGCGAGGAGGCccctgtggctggagcagagtgcgagagggaggaggggagggcagggagggcgtGGGGCAGGCGGTGCAAGGCTCTATGGGCCTCAGGGAAGATTTGGACTTTCCCTCTGGGAGGTGGGAGCCCTGGAGGAGTAGTGGGAACCATTCAGGTGCCCACAGGCGCCCTCTGGTGGCCTCCAGGAAAACAGCCTGGTGGTTGGCTATGCGAGTAACCACAAGGACGCGGGGAGTGGTGCGGTGTGGACAGGGGTGGGGGTAGTGAAGGTGGTCAGAAGCCGTGGGAATTTGGCCATGCACATATACAACTTTCCATGGAGGAAAAACTTAACTGGGGCTGTGGGTGACCAAACCTACAACCCCTTTGGCTTTCCACTAGACAGACCCACCGTTGGGTGCCAGAGCCCAAGGTCCACACGTGGGGGTCCATGTGGTTTCCGCCTGGGGTGTCTGGTCAGTCACACAGCCACATGTTGTTTCTTCTGTGCTGCACACGTACCCACGCGTGCATGTGCGGCTCACACACTGTGCATGCACAGACGTGAGACTCCAGTGTGCCCTGGGTCTAAGGACAGCCTCCTGGGCTCACACCCCTCCTGGACCATCTCACGCGGCCCTACCACAGAGCCTGGGGCGCCTTGGCCTCTGGAGGCAATGCCCCTCTGTCCGGGGCAGGAGACTTGATAAAGAGAGGGATACAGGGAAAGACTGGAGGGGCCTGCTCTGCCCTGCTCAGGAGGACTCGTGCTCTGGATGTCTCTGCAGGAAGGGCTGACTCTGGGGGCGTCGGGGTGGCAGGCTCTGTGCCTTCACAGCTGCATCTAGAGGGCACATTCCTGTTCGGCATGAGCCAGCTCTGACGATGCCGGGGCTGAATGTGGGTTTGCTTGCGGCAGCTCTCCATGAGGAAGCAGTGGGTGGGCGTGGGGGTGAGGCTTCTCATTTCCTGTGACTTAGAGCTCCAGAGACAGACCCTTGTAGGTAAGAACCTAGTAAGAGctgctcctctgcctgccttAGCATGCTAGATGCTAGTGCAGTTCTGATCCTGCCTTTTTCTCCTCGAGTCCCCCTCTTGCAGAAAagggagcccagagaggttaagtgattcgTCCAAGGTTGCCCAGCCCTGAAGCTTTCTTGGCTGTCAGGCTGCAGGGGAGGTTCAGGGGTTGATGGATCCCCACTCTGCCTACCTGCCGGGATGTCGGTCCATATATCGCAGTTGGGGCAGAAAGACCCAAAGACACCAGGGGTGTTGCGCTGTCCATGGTGGCTGTGTTTCAGGAagccctgagcctcagtttgcttctgCACCAGGAAGTGTGGTGCCTCGGGCTCCAGGACAGCTCCGACTGCTCTGACGTTGCCTTTCAAGTTTGTGCAGCACCCAGGGTGCCGCTGACGGTCCTGCAGGTGGATGTGGGTGGTGTATGGGCCTTGGCTTGGGGAGGCTGGCTTGCAGAGTCTCAcctgtctccctcctgcccccaaagTGGTGCTCATTGGGGACTCGGGCGTGGGGAAGAGCAACCTGCTATCACGCTTCACCCGCAACGAGTTCAACCTGGAGAGCAAGAGCACCATCGGCGTGGAGTTTGCCACCCGCAGCATCCAGGTGGACGGCAAGACCATCAAGGCGCAGATCTGGGACACCGCCGGTCAGGAGCGCTACCGTGCCATCACCTCCGCGTGAGTGACAGGGCTGGGGTGATGCAGGAAGCCATGAGTGTGGGGCTGGTGGGCCCTGAAGGATGGGTAGGAGTGGGGCAGGAAAAGGGGAAAGACACCTGAGAGTGGGGGGCGCAGGGTGGAGGTACAAGACCCCCAGGAGCTATGGGACCATTGGGAAGACGAGTGCCCAGTCTCGGCCACACTGTGACCCTGGCTAGGGTAGGCATGTCCTATGGTCCCTCTGAGCCCTGGAGTCCCTTGAGGCACTGTGGTTTCACCAGATGCTGGCTGCACCTGAGGATTGTTACCCTGCACTGGCTtgggcccctctccccgctccccaGTCCTGCCTGCTCGCCTGCCCTGCCTGTCTTCCCTCAGCTTCCCTCTGtgcttcagctcagatcctgtCCCACCCTCGTCCTGTCCTCCCACATAGGCCTGGCATCCCTCGCCTCCCTGTGATCCCCCACCACCAGGACCCACTGGGGCTGCCTCTTCCTAGACCCTCCCAGTGTCTCGCCATTTCCTGTCATTCACTTGCGCCCTCGGGACTCCCTCCACTGAGGCCTGGTCACCTTCTCATGTCCCTGATCCCTCAGGGTGGATGGGTGTCCGTCAGTCTCCTTGGTGGTCAGACTGGCCAAGCCACGGTGGGCATCAGAGCTTTTGCTCAGCAGCGgcccttttctcttcccttttgtgACTGACCCCTGATGGTCTTCTGACCCCGTGAGGGTCTTCTGACTCCAGGTCCCGAACTCCTTCCTCTGGCCCCATATTCCTGAGCTGAACCTGGGAGCAGAGCCAGAACTTGAGGGCACACCCCCCTCCCTTGAGGCCACAGTGGCCACCCCTCAGGCGGGCTCTGTGCCTCCTGCCCTGTGGGGGGCCAAGGAGCTGCTGCCCACGGAGGAGGGCCCTGGCAGTGGGCTTACGCGCTGCCCCCCTAGGTACTACCGCGGCGCAGTGGGCGCACTGCTCGTGTATGACATCGCCAAGCACCTGACCTACGAGAACGTGGAGCGCTGGCTGAAGGAGCTGCGGGACCACGCCGACAGCAACATCGTCATCATGCTGGTGGGCAACAAGAGTGACCTGCGCCACCTGCGGGCCGTGCCCACTGACGAGGCTCGTGCCTTTGCAGGTGAGTCGTGCCGGGCCAGAgcaggtgtgggggggggcggcATGGGTGTCACTAGGGGCCACATTCCTGAAAGTTGGACTGTGACTGAGGCATTGGAGAAACATGTGGAAGGCAGGCagctctcccctgccccagatCCCTGCCATCTTCCCTGTTTGTGCCCCTGGCCTGAGGTGTGGGCATCTCACTCCTGTCTCTTTGGCCCCCATCATTCATTTCTTGGGCCAGGCAAGCAGGGCCCCCTGGGAGGATGCAGGgtacccctgcccccccccccccacccactcaccTGGGCAATATTCGTTCTGTTCCAGAAAAGAACAACTTGTCTTTCATTGAGACCTCAGCCTTGGATTCCACCAACGTCGAGGAAGCTTTCAAGAACATCCTCACAGGtgggcacagggcctggctgggGCCATGGTAACCCCAGCATGCCCACTGTGGGTGGGCCTGGAAAGGGCAccagccccgccccccctccctccccccccccccccccccccccccccgcctgctccAGAGCCCAGCCCCTGAAGTGTTATTCTTGAAACCCGCAAGCCGGTTTGGACATGAGCACACACATGGCGTGCTTCGTGGGATCAGGCCAGATCCTGAGGACATAGAGACCCCCTCTACCCAGCTTCTGCGGGGCTCTCTGCGTGGCCCCACCTGAGAACTGCCAGCTCTGTCAGCCGCGGGGGCATAGGGCCCCTGGGCGTTTATTCTGAGAAGGAGGGGCCTCTGATCTTACAGGAGAAGAGGCCGGGCTGGGGGTACCTCTGTGACCAGACACAGATCCCGGCCTTGCTGAGCACCCAGCCAGCTTTTGGTGACCGGGTGGGAGCCTCCAggagcccagcccctgccctcgtTCCCCCCGACGTGATGGGAGGgggggcacgggggggggggggggcattgagAGGGGTCTTGGACTCTGCCCTGGGGGTGCTCTCCTGAGGGCGTGAGGTCCAGATGGGTCACCCCGCATTCCCCCACCTGCAGAGATCTACCGCATCGTGTCACAGAAGCAGATCGCCGACCGCGCAGCCCACGACGAGTCCCCCGGCAACAACGTGGTGGACATCAGCGTGCCGCCCACCACCGACGGACAGAAACCCAACAAGCTGCAGTGCTGCCAGAACCTGtgaccgccccccgccccgcccgagCGCCCGTGCGCGTGCGCGTCCTCATCCTCCACCCGCCCCTCACCGCACTGCGCGCCCCCGCCCCGTCCTCTCCGTCCCTCGGTGCCTGGCTCCTGCCCTCCCATCGAGCTCCGCATGGCTGGCCGGGGCCCAGGAAGAACAGGAGTC
Above is a window of Ursus arctos isolate Adak ecotype North America unplaced genomic scaffold, UrsArc2.0 scaffold_123, whole genome shotgun sequence DNA encoding:
- the RAB11B gene encoding ras-related protein Rab-11B, translated to MGTRDDEYDYLFKVVLIGDSGVGKSNLLSRFTRNEFNLESKSTIGVEFATRSIQVDGKTIKAQIWDTAGQERYRAITSAYYRGAVGALLVYDIAKHLTYENVERWLKELRDHADSNIVIMLVGNKSDLRHLRAVPTDEARAFAEKNNLSFIETSALDSTNVEEAFKNILTEIYRIVSQKQIADRAAHDESPGNNVVDISVPPTTDGQKPNKLQCCQNL